One genomic window of Corallococcus silvisoli includes the following:
- a CDS encoding LysR family transcriptional regulator, producing MIPPADMLLFAAVVREESFTRAARQLGITKQTISERISKLEERLGVRLLERTTRRLRVTGAGATYYERCSAIAALIDEANSEVQQRHEEPVGLLRVSSPMLYGRRFLSPVISEYLARFEQVRVELVLADRRIHLIEEGLDVAVHIGPLNDSSLVAKKLGEGPVRFVASPRFLAKYGAPSARELRSARCIGFSPFETWEAEGVKSRIDPVLIVNDHELACEAAIAGVGIARVPDILSQDAIRDGRLKVLFGPRPAALRAIHVVYPSRLNLPAKVRRFVDAMATLAQPETPPRGRPRRKRA from the coding sequence ATGATCCCACCCGCCGACATGCTGCTCTTCGCCGCGGTCGTCCGTGAGGAGAGCTTCACCCGGGCGGCGCGACAGCTGGGCATCACCAAGCAGACCATCAGCGAGCGCATCAGCAAGCTAGAGGAGCGGCTTGGCGTGCGGCTGCTGGAGCGGACGACGCGGCGCCTGCGGGTCACGGGGGCCGGAGCGACGTACTACGAGCGCTGCTCCGCCATCGCCGCGCTGATCGACGAGGCGAACAGCGAGGTGCAACAGCGGCATGAGGAGCCCGTCGGCCTGCTGCGGGTGTCTTCCCCCATGCTCTACGGGCGGCGATTCCTGAGCCCCGTGATTTCGGAGTACCTCGCCCGCTTTGAGCAGGTGCGAGTGGAGCTGGTGCTGGCGGACCGCAGGATCCACCTCATCGAAGAGGGGCTGGACGTCGCGGTTCACATCGGCCCGCTCAACGACTCGTCGCTCGTGGCGAAGAAGCTCGGCGAGGGGCCGGTCCGCTTCGTGGCGAGCCCCCGCTTCCTGGCGAAGTACGGCGCGCCGAGCGCCAGGGAGCTCCGCTCCGCGCGCTGTATTGGCTTCAGCCCGTTCGAGACCTGGGAGGCGGAGGGAGTGAAGTCTCGAATCGATCCGGTCCTGATCGTGAATGACCATGAGCTGGCGTGCGAGGCGGCCATCGCCGGAGTCGGCATCGCGCGCGTCCCGGACATCCTCAGCCAGGACGCGATCCGCGACGGCCGGCTCAAGGTCCTCTTCGGCCCCAGGCCCGCGGCGCTGCGAGCCATCCACGTCGTCTACCCGAGCCGGCTGAACCTCCCGGCCAAGGTCCGGCGCTTCGTGGATGCCATGGCAACGCTGGCCCAGCCGGAGACGCCGCCCCGCGGCAGGCCTCGGCGGAAGCGCGCGTGA
- a CDS encoding AraC family transcriptional regulator, translating to MVAIRVSARIGALIVHAASAAGVAPQALQAATGFDPKSAEDPDARIPLEVENALWSEAERLSGDAQFGLHAAEGLRPGTFDVLDYAIRSAPTVRASLERLARYNRIVHDAAAFTLSNKGDVMRVEHAFQVAGMAPCRHASEFTLASIIAVGRQLAGVSVRARKVEFIHLEPTSTLEHERLFGVRPSFSARVNALELDHGVLEHPVLAADPSLSQVMERFAELLLASRPVGPESTLSQVRRLLAAALPEGATTLADISARLRMSERSLQRRLAQEGTSFDGLLDDLRRELASRHLADPRIAIAEVAYLLGYSEPSAFHRAFRRWTGMTPSEARGQSDALRARRGSPVPR from the coding sequence GTGGTTGCGATCCGCGTATCCGCCCGCATCGGGGCGTTGATTGTTCACGCTGCGAGCGCGGCAGGCGTGGCACCTCAGGCGCTCCAGGCCGCGACGGGCTTCGACCCCAAGTCGGCTGAGGACCCGGATGCGCGGATCCCCCTCGAGGTCGAGAACGCGCTCTGGTCGGAAGCGGAGCGCCTGAGCGGGGATGCCCAGTTCGGACTCCATGCGGCGGAGGGCCTGCGCCCTGGGACGTTCGACGTCCTGGATTACGCCATTCGAAGCGCGCCCACGGTCCGCGCGTCTCTCGAACGCCTCGCTCGCTACAACCGCATCGTTCACGATGCCGCCGCCTTCACGCTCTCCAACAAGGGCGACGTGATGCGCGTCGAGCACGCGTTCCAGGTCGCCGGGATGGCGCCGTGTCGTCACGCGAGCGAGTTCACCCTTGCGTCAATCATCGCGGTGGGCCGGCAGCTCGCCGGAGTCTCCGTTCGCGCACGCAAGGTCGAGTTCATCCATCTCGAGCCCACGTCGACCTTGGAGCATGAGCGCTTGTTTGGCGTGCGGCCCAGCTTCTCGGCACGGGTGAATGCGCTGGAGCTCGACCACGGGGTGCTCGAGCACCCCGTTCTGGCGGCGGACCCATCGCTGTCCCAGGTGATGGAGCGCTTCGCCGAGCTCCTCCTGGCCTCCCGGCCCGTGGGGCCCGAGAGCACCCTCTCACAGGTGCGCCGATTGCTGGCGGCGGCCCTGCCAGAAGGAGCGACGACCCTCGCGGACATCTCGGCGCGACTGCGCATGAGCGAGCGGAGCTTGCAGCGCCGACTCGCTCAAGAGGGAACGAGCTTCGACGGATTGCTGGATGACCTCCGCCGCGAGCTCGCCTCCCGCCATCTCGCCGATCCAAGGATTGCCATCGCGGAGGTCGCCTATCTGCTTGGCTACTCCGAGCCGAGCGCCTTCCATCGCGCGTTCCGACGGTGGACGGGGATGACTCCGAGCGAGGCACGGGGACAGAGCGACGCGCTCCGCGCCCGGCGCGGAAGCCCTGTGCCGCGTTGA
- a CDS encoding NADP-dependent oxidoreductase, giving the protein MKAVVLKGYGDVDVLAVQDMPEPKVGPGEVKVRVTAASINPVDLKIRRGDMKERMQLKFPAILGRDVSGEVIEVGTGVEDFEPGDRVMGLVNAGYAETVVAPTEAWAKVPESLDLKDAAALPLATLTGVQLIEEQVQPSKGDTVLITGALGAVGRAAVFAAHSRGAKIWVGVRRKQVEEARKTLKVDGVVALDDPKDVAKLPTLDAVADTVGGDAMTAVLERVKHGGTVGSVVGPTKGAKEKGLVVRAFMSHPDGRRLAQIGQSVAKGDLVIPVGKTFPLEKAKEAQKLVESGGVGKVLLVN; this is encoded by the coding sequence ATGAAAGCGGTCGTTCTCAAAGGCTATGGGGATGTGGATGTGCTCGCCGTGCAGGACATGCCAGAGCCCAAGGTGGGGCCGGGCGAGGTGAAGGTCCGCGTCACGGCCGCGAGCATCAACCCGGTGGACTTGAAGATCCGCCGGGGGGACATGAAGGAGCGGATGCAGTTGAAGTTCCCCGCCATCCTGGGCCGGGATGTGTCCGGCGAGGTCATCGAGGTCGGCACGGGCGTGGAGGACTTCGAGCCAGGAGATCGCGTGATGGGGCTGGTGAACGCCGGCTACGCGGAGACCGTGGTCGCGCCGACGGAGGCCTGGGCGAAGGTGCCGGAGTCGCTGGACCTGAAGGATGCCGCCGCGCTGCCGCTGGCGACGCTGACGGGCGTGCAGCTCATCGAGGAGCAGGTGCAACCGTCGAAGGGCGACACGGTGCTCATCACCGGGGCGCTGGGCGCCGTGGGGCGCGCGGCGGTCTTCGCGGCGCATTCCCGGGGCGCGAAGATCTGGGTCGGCGTGCGGCGCAAGCAGGTGGAGGAGGCGCGCAAGACGCTGAAGGTGGACGGCGTCGTCGCGCTGGATGATCCCAAGGACGTCGCGAAGCTGCCGACGCTGGACGCGGTGGCGGACACGGTCGGCGGCGACGCCATGACCGCCGTGCTGGAGCGGGTGAAGCACGGGGGCACGGTGGGCAGCGTGGTGGGGCCGACCAAGGGCGCGAAGGAGAAGGGCCTGGTCGTGCGCGCGTTCATGTCCCATCCCGACGGCCGGAGGCTCGCGCAGATTGGCCAGAGCGTGGCGAAGGGCGACCTGGTCATCCCGGTCGGCAAGACCTTCCCGCTGGAGAAGGCGAAGGAGGCCCAGAAGCTCGTGGAGTCAGGCGGCGTGGGCAAGGTGCTGCTCGTCAACTGA
- a CDS encoding tetratricopeptide repeat protein translates to MHLRLVFLLLGCVATGCAHRELRPALPPPTASHGHLSLAMEYFLEDPNSVEERIARTPNFASSGSTRPLLDGPTLELEPGQAPGVFEEATQVLKGQPTEPQVRQALSELQAACDADHEAACRFLKEQSLQPARLEGDLSHPLGPSLSSSREFAVVIVQCRLDADGRMRDCQAIEDGPLPFAPNLIAQLSACRYRPWTLAGHPMSTPFGITFNLHRGGSSELSLEQKVGWAQQRAARFPESSAAWGNLAMQLAVQRPDDPAYPRALERAYAMAPQDRWTATEMAWRRVQSGQYAAALTALRPVIRRSARHEPLNPYVLETAAAAHFGLRQCTEALAEQQQAVALLPKAWPEPEHARFQLKLQEYQTACAALPAVSATPDPR, encoded by the coding sequence ATGCACTTGCGCCTCGTCTTCCTTCTCCTGGGGTGTGTCGCGACCGGCTGTGCCCACCGCGAGCTTCGTCCGGCCTTGCCTCCGCCGACCGCGAGCCATGGTCACCTGTCGCTGGCCATGGAGTACTTCCTGGAGGATCCGAACTCCGTCGAGGAGCGGATCGCCCGGACCCCGAACTTCGCTTCCTCCGGCTCCACACGGCCTCTGCTGGACGGTCCCACGCTGGAGCTGGAACCGGGGCAGGCTCCTGGGGTCTTCGAGGAAGCCACCCAGGTCCTGAAGGGGCAGCCCACCGAACCCCAGGTGCGTCAGGCCTTGAGCGAGCTCCAGGCCGCGTGTGACGCGGACCATGAGGCCGCCTGCCGGTTCCTGAAGGAGCAGAGCCTCCAGCCCGCGCGGCTCGAAGGGGACCTGAGCCACCCCCTGGGGCCCAGCCTGTCCTCCAGCCGCGAGTTCGCGGTGGTCATCGTCCAATGCCGTCTGGACGCGGACGGGCGGATGCGGGACTGCCAGGCCATCGAGGATGGGCCCCTGCCATTCGCACCCAATCTCATCGCGCAGCTGAGCGCGTGCCGTTACCGGCCCTGGACCCTCGCGGGGCATCCGATGAGCACCCCGTTCGGCATCACCTTCAACCTCCACCGCGGAGGCTCCAGCGAGCTCTCGCTGGAGCAGAAGGTGGGTTGGGCCCAGCAGCGCGCCGCCCGCTTCCCCGAGAGCAGCGCCGCGTGGGGCAACCTCGCCATGCAGCTCGCCGTGCAGCGGCCGGATGATCCGGCGTACCCGCGGGCCCTGGAGCGCGCCTACGCCATGGCCCCCCAGGACCGATGGACGGCCACCGAGATGGCGTGGCGGCGCGTCCAGTCCGGGCAGTACGCGGCGGCCCTGACGGCGCTTCGCCCGGTGATCCGCCGCTCCGCGCGACATGAACCGCTCAACCCCTATGTGCTGGAGACCGCCGCCGCCGCGCACTTCGGCCTGAGGCAGTGCACCGAAGCGCTGGCGGAACAGCAGCAGGCCGTGGCCCTGCTGCCGAAGGCGTGGCCCGAGCCGGAGCACGCGCGCTTCCAGCTCAAGCTCCAGGAGTATCAGACCGCGTGCGCCGCGCTCCCGGCCGTCAGCGCAACGCCGGATCCTCGCTGA
- a CDS encoding glutathione S-transferase family protein encodes MKLYAAPRTRAVRARWLLEELGVPYELIKLDLTQQENRAPAYLAVHPLGEVPALVDGDVTLLESLAICLHLADRFPEKRLAPPVGASERGPYYQWMVFAEVSLDPVVMEFFRRAPLTEQKNSGARPDEELSKHRARLAAVLDVINAGLGDREFLVGGAFTAADVVMASILHLAHTLGLLDGQPRLMEYVRRHTQRPAVRRAVSG; translated from the coding sequence ATGAAGCTCTACGCTGCCCCCCGAACCCGAGCGGTCCGTGCCCGATGGCTGCTGGAGGAACTCGGAGTGCCCTACGAGCTGATCAAGCTCGATCTCACCCAACAGGAGAACCGCGCCCCCGCGTACCTGGCGGTGCATCCCCTGGGCGAAGTCCCTGCCTTGGTGGACGGGGACGTCACGCTGCTCGAGTCCCTGGCCATTTGTCTCCATCTGGCCGACCGGTTCCCGGAGAAGCGCCTGGCGCCGCCGGTGGGGGCCTCGGAGCGCGGCCCCTATTACCAATGGATGGTCTTCGCCGAGGTGAGCCTCGATCCGGTGGTGATGGAGTTCTTCAGACGCGCGCCGTTGACCGAGCAGAAGAACTCCGGCGCGCGCCCGGATGAAGAACTCTCGAAACACAGGGCCCGCCTCGCGGCCGTGCTCGACGTCATCAACGCGGGCCTCGGCGACCGTGAATTCCTCGTGGGAGGCGCCTTCACGGCCGCCGATGTGGTGATGGCGTCCATCCTCCACCTGGCGCATACGCTGGGGCTGCTCGATGGGCAGCCGAGGCTGATGGAGTACGTCAGGCGCCACACGCAACGTCCGGCGGTGCGGAGGGCGGTCTCGGGATGA
- a CDS encoding glycoside hydrolase family 2 TIM barrel-domain containing protein → MATAPPAAFGVLLVTALLLPMGGVEARTSIVKAGEGWKLEVDGQPYVAKGVTFSGTGGPSNFDADCERLRAQGVNTLRTWGTGEETVALLDAAHKHGLRVLVGLWLRPGRAGMENDDAFDYARDAKGREAQLQATLAQVRRFKDHPAVLAWGLGNEVILNSPDEPSKVAYARFLEKVVRAVKKTDPGHPVLSVDAWTLGVPFWEKYVPSLDAYGLNVYGRGIHALPDAVRQAGGRKPWFITEFGAQGEWEVPKDARGVPQEPGDAEKYDVIVDGWRNALAPQVQAGRCLGLFVFNYSSAFDHTGLWLGMLSGTAMRPAWHAVREAYTGTKPVPALPVPVRLEVQGLEKEGAATWANVAFDVTAATPLEVSFAYNARGAPTREERDRVTALEARKGATPGTWRVRLPVVTGAIKLYGLAKDGAGNLVAATTSVAAQASP, encoded by the coding sequence ATGGCCACTGCCCCTCCTGCCGCATTTGGTGTCCTGCTGGTGACCGCGCTGCTGCTCCCCATGGGGGGCGTGGAGGCCCGCACCTCCATCGTGAAGGCAGGGGAGGGGTGGAAGCTGGAGGTGGACGGCCAGCCCTACGTGGCGAAAGGCGTGACCTTCAGCGGCACGGGCGGTCCCTCGAACTTCGACGCGGATTGTGAACGCCTGCGCGCCCAGGGCGTGAACACGCTGCGCACCTGGGGCACCGGTGAGGAGACAGTCGCGCTGCTGGACGCCGCGCACAAGCACGGCCTGCGGGTCCTGGTGGGCCTGTGGCTGCGGCCGGGCCGCGCCGGCATGGAGAACGATGACGCCTTCGACTATGCGCGCGACGCGAAGGGCCGAGAGGCGCAGCTCCAGGCCACGCTCGCCCAGGTGCGCCGCTTCAAGGACCACCCGGCGGTGCTTGCCTGGGGCCTGGGCAACGAGGTCATCCTCAACTCTCCGGATGAGCCATCCAAGGTCGCCTACGCGCGCTTCCTGGAGAAGGTGGTCCGGGCGGTGAAGAAGACGGACCCCGGACACCCGGTGCTGTCCGTGGATGCCTGGACGCTGGGCGTGCCGTTCTGGGAGAAGTATGTCCCGTCGCTGGATGCATATGGTCTGAATGTCTATGGCCGGGGCATCCACGCGCTGCCGGACGCGGTGCGGCAGGCCGGTGGGCGCAAGCCGTGGTTCATCACCGAGTTCGGCGCCCAGGGCGAATGGGAGGTCCCGAAGGACGCTCGCGGCGTGCCCCAGGAGCCAGGAGACGCGGAGAAGTACGACGTCATCGTGGACGGCTGGCGCAACGCGCTGGCGCCCCAGGTCCAGGCGGGCCGGTGTCTGGGATTGTTTGTCTTCAACTACAGCTCGGCGTTCGACCACACCGGGCTGTGGTTGGGCATGCTGTCGGGCACCGCCATGCGGCCGGCGTGGCACGCGGTGCGCGAGGCCTACACGGGCACGAAGCCCGTGCCCGCGCTGCCGGTGCCGGTGCGGCTGGAGGTCCAGGGCCTGGAGAAGGAAGGCGCGGCCACCTGGGCGAACGTGGCCTTCGACGTCACCGCCGCCACGCCGCTGGAGGTCTCGTTCGCCTACAACGCACGGGGGGCGCCCACCCGCGAGGAGCGCGACCGCGTGACGGCGCTGGAGGCGCGCAAGGGCGCCACGCCGGGCACGTGGCGCGTGCGGCTGCCGGTCGTGACGGGCGCCATCAAGCTGTATGGGCTGGCGAAGGACGGCGCGGGAAATCTGGTCGCGGCCACGACGTCCGTGGCGGCGCAGGCCTCTCCGTGA
- a CDS encoding RluA family pseudouridine synthase: protein MDSLVTLLEPAPRTDEVPGTFPSPFDALGPHDLARRAAESLQASLREGVIAPGLSSHILQGPDGGKMFGVLVVRRPDGALGVLRAFSAMLAGSWDVPGFVPPVFDREARSRVEPVADATVKALLARAEAWGTSEELLRLRSDDDARQAREATEREAMRLRHEARRRQRHERRAALLAMPARAESLSAPGHEPSALTLPATGLTQAERAEALHAIDQESRGDKAEKRRWDAAQEEARRLLSPARAKAERRVRALDRLRRIVSRGFMKQFHDTYVITNSRGETRPLRSLYSGAEPPSGAGDCAGAKLLAHAFAHGLQPVALAEFWWGTPPASGGRVQGAFYPACRDKCGPLLPFMLEGLEVSAPRVFIPPPAPTPDLSIVFEDAWLVVIDKPCGLLSVPGRDAALVDSVLTRLRARHPHATGPLLVHRLDLDTSGLLVAALDARTHAALQRQFLHRDVDKRYVALIDGPVRSDAGTITLPLRVDLDDRPRQIVDPVHGKPAVTDWEVLHREAGRTRVAFHPRTGRTHQLRVHAAHPRGLGAPIVGDPLYGHAGSRLHLHAEALSFVHPATGQRVSFTRAAPF, encoded by the coding sequence GTGGACTCGCTCGTCACGCTCCTCGAACCGGCGCCCCGGACGGATGAAGTGCCCGGGACGTTCCCAAGTCCCTTCGACGCCCTGGGGCCACATGACCTCGCGCGACGGGCCGCCGAGTCATTGCAGGCGTCGCTGCGCGAGGGAGTCATCGCCCCGGGACTCTCCAGCCACATCCTGCAGGGACCGGACGGCGGGAAGATGTTCGGTGTGCTCGTGGTGCGGCGGCCAGATGGGGCGCTGGGCGTGCTGCGTGCCTTCTCCGCGATGCTCGCGGGAAGCTGGGACGTGCCGGGCTTCGTCCCACCCGTCTTCGACCGCGAGGCCCGCTCCCGGGTGGAGCCGGTGGCCGACGCCACGGTGAAGGCCTTGCTGGCCCGCGCCGAAGCGTGGGGAACCTCCGAGGAATTGCTCCGCCTGCGCTCGGACGACGACGCACGGCAGGCCCGCGAGGCCACGGAGCGCGAAGCCATGCGGCTGCGCCATGAGGCCCGCCGCCGCCAGCGACACGAGCGCCGCGCGGCGCTCCTCGCCATGCCAGCTCGCGCGGAGTCCTTGAGTGCCCCAGGCCATGAGCCGTCCGCCCTGACGCTCCCCGCGACGGGCCTCACGCAGGCCGAACGTGCGGAGGCACTGCATGCGATTGATCAGGAGAGCCGGGGGGACAAGGCGGAGAAGCGCCGCTGGGATGCCGCCCAGGAGGAAGCCCGGCGCTTGCTCTCACCCGCCCGCGCGAAGGCAGAGCGCCGCGTGCGCGCCCTGGACCGGCTGCGGCGCATTGTCTCGCGCGGGTTCATGAAACAGTTTCACGACACCTACGTCATCACCAACTCGCGCGGAGAGACGCGCCCCCTGCGCTCGCTCTATTCCGGAGCCGAGCCCCCCTCCGGCGCGGGGGACTGCGCGGGCGCGAAGCTGCTCGCCCATGCCTTCGCTCACGGTCTCCAACCCGTCGCGCTCGCCGAGTTCTGGTGGGGCACACCTCCCGCGTCCGGTGGCCGCGTCCAGGGCGCTTTCTATCCCGCGTGCCGTGACAAGTGCGGCCCCCTCCTCCCGTTCATGCTGGAGGGCCTGGAGGTCTCCGCGCCCCGCGTCTTCATCCCACCGCCCGCCCCCACGCCGGACCTGTCCATTGTCTTCGAGGACGCGTGGCTCGTGGTCATCGACAAGCCTTGCGGCCTCTTGTCCGTGCCCGGCCGGGACGCGGCGCTCGTGGACTCGGTGCTCACCCGACTGCGCGCACGCCACCCCCATGCCACGGGGCCCCTGCTCGTGCACCGGCTGGACCTGGACACCTCCGGGTTGCTCGTCGCGGCGCTGGATGCCCGCACGCACGCGGCGCTGCAACGCCAGTTCCTCCACCGCGACGTGGACAAGCGCTACGTCGCGCTCATCGACGGGCCGGTGCGGTCGGACGCGGGCACCATCACGCTGCCCCTGCGCGTCGACCTGGATGACCGGCCCCGGCAGATCGTCGACCCCGTCCACGGCAAGCCCGCGGTCACCGACTGGGAGGTCCTTCACCGCGAGGCCGGCCGCACCCGCGTCGCCTTCCACCCGCGCACCGGGCGCACGCACCAGCTGCGCGTCCACGCGGCGCATCCACGAGGACTGGGCGCGCCCATCGTCGGAGATCCGCTGTACGGACACGCGGGCTCCCGCCTGCACCTGCACGCGGAAGCCCTGTCCTTCGTGCATCCAGCGACGGGGCAGCGCGTGTCCTTCACTCGCGCCGCCCCGTTCTGA
- a CDS encoding MFS transporter, which yields MPSAPIQSAGSPPAPSRTSLRALDCLNFFLADVQTGIGPFFAIYLAAHRWNEQHVGLALTVGGIAGIVTQLPAGELADRVHSKRSLIAAGVATLGVGAWLIVSFPTFWPEILAQALVGGVSSIFIPTTCAISLGLVGPALFDRRQGRNQTFNSAGNVNTAIVAGLLGHFVSNSSVFYFVMALTVPTLLSLRFIRPEEIDFERARGAKPDGGPEHTASLRQLLQDPRLRTFLTCAVMFHFANAAMLPLLGELLAKGRGRDSMLFMSACVVTTQFVISLLASWAGHRAGTWGRKPLMLLAFGVLPIRGVLYTLTHDPSLLVAIQVLDGVGAGIFGVVSVLVIADLTRGTGRFNVTLGAITMAVGIGASLSQVIAGTLVHHLGYSAGFLFLATVAAVAFALFARAMPETLERPST from the coding sequence ATGCCCTCCGCCCCCATCCAGTCCGCGGGAAGTCCTCCAGCCCCATCCCGCACGTCGCTGCGTGCACTGGACTGCCTCAATTTCTTCCTCGCCGACGTGCAGACCGGCATCGGTCCCTTCTTCGCCATCTACCTGGCGGCCCACCGATGGAACGAACAACACGTCGGGCTCGCGCTCACGGTGGGAGGCATCGCAGGTATCGTGACGCAACTGCCGGCGGGCGAACTCGCCGACCGCGTCCACTCCAAGCGCTCCCTCATCGCCGCGGGCGTCGCGACCCTGGGCGTGGGCGCCTGGCTCATCGTGAGCTTCCCGACGTTCTGGCCGGAGATCCTCGCCCAGGCCCTTGTGGGAGGTGTCTCCAGCATCTTCATCCCTACCACCTGCGCCATTTCCCTGGGGTTGGTGGGGCCTGCCCTCTTCGACCGCCGACAGGGCAGGAATCAGACCTTCAACTCCGCCGGCAATGTGAACACCGCGATAGTGGCGGGGCTGCTGGGCCACTTCGTCTCGAACTCGTCGGTCTTCTACTTCGTGATGGCCCTCACCGTGCCTACCCTCCTCAGCCTGCGCTTCATCCGTCCCGAGGAGATCGACTTCGAGCGAGCCCGGGGCGCGAAGCCGGACGGCGGGCCCGAGCACACCGCCAGCCTCCGGCAGTTGCTCCAGGACCCCAGGCTGCGAACCTTCCTGACGTGCGCGGTGATGTTCCACTTCGCCAACGCCGCGATGCTACCCCTGCTGGGCGAGCTGCTGGCGAAGGGCCGTGGCCGCGACTCCATGCTGTTCATGTCCGCTTGCGTGGTGACGACCCAGTTCGTCATCTCCTTGCTGGCCTCGTGGGCCGGGCACCGCGCGGGGACATGGGGACGCAAGCCGCTGATGCTGCTCGCGTTCGGCGTGCTGCCTATCCGTGGTGTGCTCTACACCCTCACGCACGACCCCTCCCTGTTGGTGGCCATCCAGGTGCTGGATGGCGTGGGCGCGGGCATCTTCGGGGTGGTGTCCGTGCTCGTCATCGCGGACCTGACACGCGGCACGGGCCGGTTCAACGTCACACTCGGCGCCATCACCATGGCGGTGGGCATTGGCGCCTCGCTCAGCCAGGTCATCGCCGGCACGCTCGTTCACCATCTGGGCTACTCCGCGGGCTTCCTGTTCCTGGCGACGGTCGCGGCGGTCGCCTTCGCGCTCTTCGCTCGGGCCATGCCCGAGACACTCGAACGCCCGTCCACGTAA
- a CDS encoding metallophosphoesterase family protein, producing the protein MRFVHCSDVHLTADYRGESLLRLGWRRWLALPELLAGGRARAYLRAPQVLAAIAREARDHAADHFILSGDLTACALDSEFQAAREALGSLVEDRSRCTVIPGNHDVYTPGSLRTGRFARYFGHLLESDLPEHCREGPFPFVRRVGDEAAVVGLCSARVPPVPGISQGYIGRAQLEGLAAVAADPRLAGRALLVVVHHAPLTPVGEVAQGPWGLRDGQALCALLPGARHAVLHGHIHRRFHHAATAVRPHLFGAGSSTFSGQEGYWIIDVAGGQVTGGRVAVPRMPAGT; encoded by the coding sequence ATGCGCTTCGTCCACTGCTCCGATGTCCACCTCACCGCGGACTACCGCGGGGAGTCGCTGCTCCGACTGGGGTGGCGCCGCTGGCTGGCCCTCCCGGAGTTGCTCGCGGGGGGGCGGGCCCGTGCATACCTCCGCGCGCCGCAGGTGCTCGCCGCCATCGCGCGCGAGGCGCGGGATCATGCCGCGGATCACTTCATCCTCTCCGGAGACCTCACCGCGTGCGCGCTGGACAGCGAGTTCCAGGCGGCACGTGAGGCCCTGGGCTCGCTGGTGGAGGACCGGAGCCGTTGCACCGTCATCCCGGGCAACCATGACGTGTACACGCCGGGGAGCCTCCGGACCGGACGCTTCGCGCGATACTTCGGGCACCTGCTGGAGAGCGACCTGCCCGAGCACTGCCGGGAGGGGCCCTTCCCCTTCGTCCGCCGCGTGGGGGACGAGGCTGCGGTGGTGGGCCTCTGCTCCGCCCGCGTGCCGCCAGTGCCCGGGATCTCCCAGGGGTACATCGGGCGCGCGCAGCTCGAAGGGCTCGCGGCGGTGGCGGCGGATCCGCGGCTCGCCGGTAGGGCGCTGCTCGTCGTCGTGCACCACGCGCCGCTGACGCCCGTGGGGGAGGTGGCCCAGGGGCCCTGGGGGCTCCGCGATGGACAGGCGCTCTGCGCGCTGCTGCCCGGAGCCCGTCACGCGGTGTTGCATGGCCACATCCACCGGCGCTTCCATCACGCGGCCACCGCGGTGCGGCCCCACTTGTTCGGCGCTGGCTCCTCCACGTTCTCAGGGCAGGAGGGCTACTGGATCATCGATGTCGCGGGAGGGCAGGTGACAGGGGGCCGGGTGGCGGTCCCTCGCATGCCGGCCGGCACATGA